The following proteins come from a genomic window of Pseudomonas sp. MAG733B:
- the metH gene encoding methionine synthase codes for MSDRSVRLQALKHALKERILILDGGMGTMIQSYKLEEQDYRGKRFADWPSDVKGNNDLLVLTRPDVIGGIEKAYLDAGADILETNTFNATQISLADYGMQSLAYELNVEGARLARKVADAKTLETPDKPRFVAGVLGPTSRTCSLSPDVNNPGYRNVTFDELVENYTESTKGLIEGGADLILIETIFDTLNAKAAIFAVQGVFEELGIELPIMISGTITDASGRTLSGQTTEAFWNSVAHAKPISVGLNCALGASELRPYLEELSNKANTHVSAHPNAGLPNEFGEYDELPSQTAKVIEEFAQSGFLNIVGGCCGTTPGHIEAIAKAVAGYAPREIPEIPKACRLSGLEPFTIDRNSLFVNVGERTNITGSAKFARLIREDNYTEALEVALQQVEAGAQVIDINMDEGMLDSKKAMVTFLNLIAGEPDISRVPIMIDSSKWEVIEAGLKCIQGKGIVNSISMKEGVEQFIHHAKLCKRYGAAVVVMAFDEAGQADTEARKKEICKRSYDILVNEVGFPPEDIIFDPNIFAVATGIEEHNNYAVDFINACAYIRDELPYALTSGGVSNVSFSFRGNNPVREAIHSVFLLYAIRNGLTMGIVNAGQLEIYDQIPVELRDAVEDVVLNRTPNGTDALLAIADKYKGDGSVKEAETEEWRNWDVNKRLEHALVKGITTHIVEDTEESRQSFARPIEVIEGPLMSGMNIVGDLFGAGKMFLPQVVKSARVMKQAVAHLIPFIELEKGDKPEAKGKILMATVKGDVHDIGKNIVGVVLGCNGYDIVDLGVMVPAEKILQVAKEQKCDIIGLSGLITPSLDEMVHVAREMQRQDFHLPLMIGGATTSKAHTAVKIEPKYSNDAVIYVTDASRAVGVATQLLSKELKPAFVEKTRLEYIDVRERTANRSARTERLSYAASIAKKPQFDWSTYEPVKPTFTGTKVLDNIDLKVLAEYIDWTPFFISWDLAGKFPRILQDEVVGEAATALYADAQEMLAKLIDEKLISARAVFGFWPANQVRDDDIELYGDDGKPLAKLHHLRQQIIKTDGKPNFSLADFVAPKDSELTDYVGGFITTAGIGAEEVAKAYQDAGDDYNSIMVKALADRLAEACAEWLHQQVRKEHWGYAKDETLDNEALIKEQYSGIRPAPGYPACPDHTEKAQLFALLDPEAAEMRAGRSGVFLTEHYAMFPAAAVSGWYFAHPQAQYFAVGKIDKDQVQSYTSRKGQELSLTERWLAPNLGYDN; via the coding sequence ATGTCCGATCGCAGCGTTCGCCTTCAAGCTCTCAAGCACGCCCTTAAAGAGCGCATCCTGATTCTCGATGGCGGCATGGGCACGATGATCCAGAGCTACAAGCTCGAAGAGCAGGATTACCGTGGCAAACGCTTCGCCGACTGGCCGAGTGATGTCAAAGGCAACAACGACCTGTTGGTGCTGACACGCCCGGACGTGATCGGTGGCATTGAAAAGGCTTACCTGGATGCCGGCGCCGACATTCTGGAAACCAACACCTTCAACGCCACTCAGATTTCCCTCGCCGATTACGGCATGCAAAGTCTGGCGTACGAGTTAAACGTAGAAGGCGCGCGCCTTGCCCGCAAGGTCGCCGACGCCAAGACCCTGGAAACCCCGGACAAGCCGCGCTTCGTCGCCGGCGTGCTCGGTCCGACCAGCCGCACTTGCTCGTTGTCGCCCGACGTCAACAACCCTGGCTACCGCAACGTGACCTTTGATGAGTTGGTGGAGAACTACACCGAATCCACCAAGGGCCTGATCGAGGGCGGCGCCGACCTGATCCTGATCGAAACCATCTTCGACACCCTCAACGCCAAAGCCGCGATCTTCGCCGTGCAAGGCGTGTTCGAAGAACTGGGCATCGAATTGCCGATCATGATTTCGGGCACCATCACCGACGCCTCCGGTCGTACGCTGTCGGGCCAGACCACCGAAGCCTTCTGGAACTCCGTGGCCCACGCCAAACCGATTTCGGTCGGCCTGAACTGCGCCCTCGGTGCCAGCGAACTGCGTCCGTACCTGGAAGAGCTGTCGAACAAGGCCAACACCCACGTTTCCGCGCACCCGAACGCCGGCCTGCCGAACGAATTCGGCGAGTACGACGAACTGCCGTCGCAAACTGCCAAGGTCATCGAAGAATTCGCCCAAAGCGGCTTCCTCAATATCGTCGGCGGTTGCTGCGGCACCACGCCGGGCCACATCGAGGCCATCGCCAAAGCCGTGGCCGGTTATGCGCCGCGCGAGATTCCAGAAATCCCCAAGGCCTGCCGTCTTTCGGGCCTGGAACCGTTCACCATCGATCGCAACTCGCTGTTCGTCAACGTCGGCGAGCGCACCAACATCACCGGTTCCGCCAAGTTCGCCCGCCTGATCCGTGAAGACAACTACACCGAAGCCCTGGAAGTCGCCCTGCAACAGGTCGAGGCCGGCGCCCAGGTGATCGACATCAACATGGACGAAGGGATGCTCGATTCGAAGAAGGCCATGGTGACCTTCCTCAATCTGATTGCCGGCGAACCGGACATCTCCCGCGTACCGATCATGATCGACTCCTCCAAATGGGAAGTGATCGAAGCCGGCCTGAAATGCATTCAGGGCAAGGGCATCGTCAACTCGATCAGCATGAAGGAAGGCGTCGAGCAGTTCATTCATCACGCCAAACTGTGCAAACGCTACGGCGCCGCCGTGGTGGTGATGGCGTTCGACGAAGCCGGCCAGGCCGACACCGAAGCGCGCAAGAAAGAAATCTGCAAACGCTCCTACGACATTCTGGTCAACGAAGTCGGCTTCCCGCCTGAAGACATCATCTTCGACCCGAACATCTTCGCCGTGGCCACCGGCATCGAAGAACACAACAACTACGCTGTGGACTTCATCAACGCCTGTGCCTACATCCGCGATGAGCTGCCGTATGCGCTGACCTCGGGCGGCGTGTCCAACGTGTCGTTCTCGTTCCGTGGCAACAACCCGGTGCGTGAAGCGATCCACTCGGTGTTCCTGCTCTACGCGATCCGCAATGGCCTGACCATGGGTATCGTCAATGCCGGTCAATTGGAGATCTACGACCAGATCCCGGTGGAACTGCGCGACGCCGTTGAAGACGTGGTACTCAACCGCACCCCGAACGGCACCGACGCCCTCCTCGCCATCGCCGACAAGTACAAGGGCGACGGCAGCGTCAAGGAAGCCGAGACCGAAGAGTGGCGTAACTGGGACGTTAACAAGCGCCTGGAACACGCATTGGTCAAAGGCATCACCACGCACATCGTCGAAGACACCGAAGAGTCGCGTCAGTCGTTCGCCCGCCCGATCGAAGTGATCGAAGGCCCGCTGATGTCCGGCATGAACATCGTTGGCGACCTGTTCGGCGCCGGCAAGATGTTCCTGCCGCAGGTGGTGAAATCCGCCCGCGTGATGAAGCAGGCCGTGGCGCACCTGATCCCGTTCATTGAGCTGGAAAAAGGCGACAAGCCGGAAGCCAAGGGCAAGATTCTCATGGCCACGGTGAAAGGCGACGTGCACGACATTGGCAAGAACATCGTTGGCGTGGTGTTGGGCTGTAACGGCTACGACATCGTCGATCTCGGCGTGATGGTCCCGGCGGAAAAAATCCTCCAGGTGGCCAAGGAACAAAAGTGCGACATCATCGGCCTGTCCGGCCTGATTACCCCGTCGCTGGACGAAATGGTCCACGTCGCCCGCGAGATGCAGCGCCAGGATTTCCACCTGCCGCTGATGATCGGTGGCGCGACCACTTCCAAAGCGCACACGGCAGTGAAGATCGAACCCAAGTACAGCAACGATGCGGTGATCTACGTCACCGACGCCTCCCGCGCCGTGGGCGTGGCGACGCAGTTGCTGTCGAAGGAGTTGAAACCGGCTTTCGTCGAGAAAACCCGCCTGGAATACATCGACGTTCGCGAGCGCACCGCCAACCGCAGCGCCCGCACCGAACGCCTGAGCTATGCCGCGTCGATTGCGAAAAAACCGCAGTTCGACTGGAGCACCTACGAGCCGGTCAAACCAACGTTCACCGGCACCAAAGTGCTGGATAACATCGACCTGAAAGTGCTGGCCGAATACATCGACTGGACGCCATTCTTCATTTCCTGGGACCTGGCCGGCAAATTCCCGCGCATCCTTCAGGACGAAGTGGTCGGTGAAGCGGCTACCGCGTTGTACGCCGATGCCCAGGAAATGCTCGCCAAACTGATCGACGAGAAACTGATCAGCGCCCGCGCGGTGTTCGGCTTCTGGCCGGCCAACCAGGTGCGCGACGACGACATCGAGCTCTACGGCGATGACGGCAAGCCATTGGCCAAGCTGCATCACCTGCGTCAGCAGATCATCAAGACCGACGGCAAGCCGAACTTCTCCCTGGCCGACTTCGTTGCGCCGAAGGACAGCGAGCTCACCGACTACGTGGGTGGTTTCATCACCACCGCCGGCATCGGCGCCGAAGAAGTGGCCAAGGCCTATCAGGACGCTGGCGACGACTACAACTCGATCATGGTCAAGGCCCTGGCCGACCGTTTGGCCGAGGCCTGCGCCGAATGGCTGCACCAGCAAGTGCGTAAAGAGCACTGGGGCTACGCCAAGGATGAAACCCTGGACAATGAGGCGCTGATCAAAGAGCAATACAGCGGTATCCGTCCGGCCCCCGGCTACCCGGCCTGCCCGGACCACACCGAAAAAGCCCAGTTGTTCGCCCTGCTCGACCCCGAAGCCGCCGAAATGCGTGCCGGCCGCAGCGGCGTGTTCCTCACCGAACATTACGCGATGTTCCCGGCGGCGGCTGTCAGCGGTTGGTATTTCGCTCACCCGCAGGCGCAGTACTTCGCCGTGGGCAAGATCGACAAGGACCAGGTGCAGAGCTACACCTCGCGTAAAGGCCAGGAGTTGAGCCTGACCGAACGCTGGCTGGCGCCGAACCTTGGTTACGACAACTGA
- a CDS encoding NEL-type E3 ubiquitin ligase domain-containing protein — MPNHPPISSRPLPGQSSIHSELLEQLTPQWLINATPQRRAEIKDTGTRAPDWYQRSSTGQQQTLKDSFNASFAAQSRLDKTMSALQDIDTFAEPILTKALKERFGVEVNVNKTQVCLRRPLEVGVFEIEVSSFEVLKLSLLQAALHNFEASECEEGAFHRQSGFVVETSTPGTFQVATFEMTVSEFLTLCRQLDIGAQYQTRVKAFFQSADVQTLRQQFIASQKAAMRAAAELALLKKDIEPEDYTMILSVTEGEIHPKVGNKPVWFRDLNLMKRRMTGCVVFSISEQYRYTSDFIVYIPHDPEHPLKRYTSEQMREEFKRQFTARDASPAPDDGPTAHQRFFSQFVAYADRPYYFSQFTRKAADAPVDPLRSFWMKVVQYLPPLSTAAHIKELPPERPGKREPVDDPYLNPFGITREGVDGIWSANTDLWTYLYEQNRAKVIADARSHAVPTADVDARVRAEKLNHLLEVGMLGLNMVSMFVPVLGEIMLTVMAGQLLYESFEGAIEWSEGDRVAAKGHLVDVAENLALIAVMAGGGKGLARLTAVKPEAVIERLEPVKRADGEARLWKPDLSAYESNITLDRHSMPDELGQYPVNGKTFIRQSGKVYETTFDPSLEKWRIRHPTDKQAWQPILEHNGHGAWRHTLERPRTWDRLTLLRRIGHITEGFSDEQLLDIADACGVEDNALRKMHMDNMPPPPALADALRLFEGEPGIGGELVEKLRRASPGLSNAAARRVLLDANAEELSRVKATRRIPLRMLEEARWYTQQGREARAFLDLQTGNMTSADSRLLALHALEKLPGWSSEVRLEVRDGHINGPLIDGIGSETATRRKYLVKQGPSYQAFDERGEALNGVPVSGDNFFASIMHALPDESRQALGVPHVSQGASLQQAVIDSAIEHRATLSRLLAERAGNRKSFKSPERITERRVGYFASGRGQGLNPSLVTRVQDVYPALTDQQASGFILAQLRAGKTDAQIYSLLQARMREWEVLESTLDQWVGEPVPDSILQSMLGSRSSVAHNIKQSWRNSPLAGEHSRFRLLDLVCHDPIPQLSADFSHVRDLNVRGQCITDANADALLTRFPKLKRLRINATGNEFSNVPEALSEMRDLRDLSLFSATSYAVDMPSRLNALTGLEDLTVSSASYAPLTLDVSRLHKLRSLEVLAPSMFEWPAGVFELPRLERLSLKGTGIRTLPDSVFEGHEKLWSGLSLDWSSFLRENFKPAYEYVKNHPAHLIDLEEMVRGYSKGELKRLGKGINDSLDGVFNQFAEQWQDAESRFAAVEALSEQYSVLDRQLDDWSSRAIQTPMIKEMMGRTWAKNALKDCWRNGVFKRYGSTGDASVLDLPNLELSEFPELQAGAFPHVQTLYLKGSKASAERIRSFIGGFTELQRLDLSRNELTEVPIAPGELGQLIHLNLSDNSIGAGSAAVQHIEGLQALEYLDLRNNPLQSLDVSALTRLKALSLRGTNLHQWPIGSQNLPELTWLDLRDSQLSELPVQLADDMLLKTNLTGTPLTVQSIATLKLARQRVELAKGLPLGTLERFDLEEVPTVFPPSESGGSIARHLLPLTEVPVGEGPAVLTKRLQRLKPDLADEDAVQVIEQMRTNGLTDAQLSSRLAEWEQTFELLTRRLNGWLYTRGIQGAGWMTSSGTRRLGALRILECWREGLAGTSGSSDSVLNLNGLQLGDLPELPVAFDHVGSLYLTSVKLTTQGSDGFLRAFTQLKTLELNGNELELVPDPVQYMGKLEWLELSSNLVSDNEQLYASLAHLERLKRLDLSYNELDTFDVGTFEALETLDLRNNNLTEWPDGVLDSYRLRVLNLSGNDITSIPEQALDGSHEVLLGGIDLSDNYNLSLESLERLRTYREQGLHETVLGFTRTDLDDLIDDAHGFDEEGSETVESDEELAETEPDAAQKEPWLANAPPEELAGKNEIWNQLAAEPDNAAFFHLIARLQDTQEFRVANADLTRRVWTVMDAAASNTELREVLFASSATHGTCVDGRILTFSGLESKVFTHNALLDIPVGGLSVKGEALLRLSRQLFRLDKVDELATKATRTGQDEAEVRLGYRIGLTDGWDDGLSLPGQPKHMTYASGVTPRQMAEMRTEILNAERSDTFLEDLIQRDYWVNYLKEKYPEVFQALDEMDVQEEVDNADEAAFLSQLFEQAAARNAKMIELSRQEVAEQAGGSNS, encoded by the coding sequence CATCCGAGTGTGAGGAGGGTGCCTTTCATCGCCAGTCCGGGTTTGTTGTCGAGACATCGACTCCGGGCACGTTCCAGGTTGCTACCTTCGAAATGACGGTCAGCGAGTTCCTGACACTGTGTCGCCAACTGGATATCGGCGCGCAGTACCAGACCCGTGTGAAAGCGTTTTTCCAGTCAGCGGATGTGCAGACACTTCGTCAGCAGTTCATTGCCAGTCAGAAAGCGGCAATGCGGGCCGCAGCCGAACTGGCTCTGCTGAAAAAGGACATCGAGCCCGAAGACTACACAATGATCCTCTCAGTCACTGAGGGCGAAATTCATCCCAAGGTCGGTAACAAGCCCGTCTGGTTTCGTGACTTGAATTTGATGAAGCGCCGGATGACAGGCTGCGTGGTATTCAGCATCAGTGAGCAATATCGCTACACCAGCGATTTCATCGTCTACATTCCCCATGACCCGGAGCACCCGCTCAAGCGCTACACCTCCGAGCAGATGCGTGAAGAGTTCAAGCGCCAGTTCACCGCCCGGGATGCATCGCCTGCCCCCGATGACGGGCCGACGGCTCACCAGCGTTTTTTCAGCCAGTTCGTGGCCTACGCCGACCGTCCTTATTACTTCAGCCAGTTCACCCGCAAAGCCGCTGACGCTCCCGTCGATCCTTTGCGTTCGTTTTGGATGAAAGTCGTCCAATACCTACCGCCGCTATCAACGGCAGCGCACATCAAAGAGTTGCCACCCGAACGGCCGGGCAAACGTGAGCCGGTCGACGATCCCTACCTCAATCCTTTCGGGATCACTCGCGAAGGCGTGGACGGTATCTGGTCCGCCAACACTGATCTGTGGACTTATCTCTACGAACAAAACCGCGCCAAGGTGATCGCCGATGCACGCAGTCATGCGGTGCCCACGGCTGATGTCGACGCCAGGGTGCGGGCAGAAAAGCTCAATCACCTGCTGGAAGTCGGCATGCTGGGGTTGAACATGGTGTCGATGTTCGTACCGGTGCTGGGCGAGATCATGCTGACGGTCATGGCAGGTCAACTGCTATACGAATCGTTCGAGGGGGCGATCGAGTGGAGCGAGGGCGATCGGGTTGCAGCCAAAGGGCATCTGGTCGATGTGGCCGAGAATCTGGCACTGATCGCGGTAATGGCCGGTGGCGGTAAAGGATTGGCCAGGTTGACGGCGGTGAAACCTGAAGCGGTGATCGAACGCCTGGAGCCGGTCAAGCGTGCCGATGGTGAAGCCCGGTTATGGAAACCTGACCTTAGCGCCTACGAAAGCAATATCACGCTGGATCGCCATTCAATGCCTGATGAGCTGGGACAGTATCCGGTCAATGGCAAAACCTTTATCCGGCAGAGCGGCAAGGTCTATGAAACAACCTTTGACCCATCGCTGGAGAAATGGCGCATCCGGCATCCGACGGACAAGCAGGCCTGGCAGCCGATCCTCGAACACAACGGGCACGGCGCCTGGCGCCATACGCTGGAGCGCCCGCGAACATGGGATCGCCTGACGCTGCTGCGGCGCATCGGCCACATCACCGAGGGCTTCTCCGATGAGCAGTTGCTCGACATCGCCGACGCCTGTGGCGTCGAAGACAACGCCTTGCGCAAGATGCACATGGACAATATGCCGCCGCCTCCAGCACTGGCGGACGCCTTGCGGCTATTCGAAGGCGAGCCTGGCATCGGTGGCGAACTGGTCGAAAAGTTGCGGCGTGCCAGCCCGGGGCTGAGTAACGCGGCCGCCCGGAGGGTTTTGCTGGACGCTAATGCCGAAGAGTTGTCACGTGTCAAAGCAACACGCCGAATACCGTTGAGGATGCTGGAAGAGGCCCGTTGGTACACGCAGCAGGGGCGTGAGGCACGCGCTTTCCTCGACTTGCAGACGGGCAACATGACGTCCGCAGACAGCCGGTTGCTCGCCCTGCATGCCCTGGAAAAGTTGCCGGGATGGTCCAGCGAGGTACGTCTGGAGGTTCGCGACGGTCATATCAACGGTCCACTCATCGATGGCATCGGCAGCGAAACAGCCACCCGTCGCAAGTACCTCGTGAAACAGGGACCTTCCTATCAGGCATTTGATGAGCGTGGCGAAGCGCTCAATGGTGTGCCGGTGAGCGGCGACAACTTTTTTGCTTCGATCATGCACGCCTTGCCCGATGAATCCCGTCAGGCACTGGGTGTTCCCCACGTCAGTCAGGGTGCCAGTCTGCAGCAGGCCGTCATCGACTCGGCCATCGAACATCGAGCGACGTTGTCACGCCTGTTGGCGGAGCGCGCCGGTAACCGCAAGTCGTTCAAGTCACCTGAACGTATCACCGAGCGCAGGGTGGGTTACTTCGCCAGCGGGCGCGGGCAAGGTTTGAATCCTTCGCTGGTGACGCGGGTGCAGGATGTGTATCCGGCGCTCACCGATCAGCAAGCCAGCGGATTTATCCTGGCGCAGTTGCGCGCGGGCAAAACCGACGCACAGATTTACAGCCTTTTGCAGGCGCGCATGCGTGAGTGGGAAGTACTGGAATCGACGCTCGATCAATGGGTTGGCGAACCGGTGCCGGATTCCATTTTGCAGTCGATGCTGGGGAGCAGGAGTTCGGTCGCGCATAACATCAAACAGAGTTGGCGCAATTCGCCGTTGGCCGGGGAACACTCCCGCTTCAGGTTGCTGGATTTGGTCTGCCACGACCCGATACCTCAGTTGTCGGCGGATTTTTCCCATGTACGTGATCTGAATGTCCGGGGCCAATGCATCACTGACGCCAACGCCGATGCCCTTTTGACGAGGTTTCCAAAGCTTAAACGGCTGCGAATCAATGCCACAGGCAACGAGTTCAGCAACGTTCCCGAAGCATTGAGCGAAATGCGCGACCTCAGGGACCTGAGCCTGTTCTCAGCGACTTCATACGCGGTGGATATGCCGTCGAGGTTGAATGCGTTGACGGGGCTTGAAGACCTCACGGTTTCTTCCGCCAGTTATGCGCCGCTAACCCTGGATGTCTCCCGGTTGCACAAATTGCGTAGCCTGGAGGTCCTTGCCCCTTCAATGTTCGAATGGCCTGCCGGGGTTTTCGAACTGCCGCGGCTTGAGCGTTTGAGCTTGAAAGGCACAGGGATCAGAACATTGCCCGATAGCGTTTTCGAAGGGCATGAAAAACTCTGGTCCGGACTGTCGCTGGACTGGTCAAGCTTCCTGCGGGAAAACTTCAAGCCGGCGTATGAGTACGTCAAGAATCATCCTGCGCACCTAATTGATCTGGAGGAAATGGTCAGGGGCTACAGCAAGGGTGAGTTAAAACGTCTTGGCAAAGGTATCAACGACTCTCTCGACGGGGTGTTCAATCAGTTTGCCGAGCAATGGCAGGACGCCGAGTCCAGGTTTGCGGCTGTTGAGGCCTTGAGTGAGCAATACAGCGTGCTCGACCGACAACTCGATGACTGGTCCAGTCGTGCGATACAGACGCCAATGATCAAGGAGATGATGGGCCGGACGTGGGCGAAAAATGCCCTGAAAGACTGCTGGCGCAATGGTGTCTTCAAACGTTATGGCTCGACAGGCGATGCGTCGGTGCTGGATTTGCCGAATCTGGAACTCAGTGAATTTCCCGAGCTGCAGGCCGGTGCTTTCCCACATGTGCAGACCTTGTACTTGAAGGGCAGCAAAGCGTCCGCAGAACGGATTCGCAGCTTCATCGGTGGATTCACTGAACTTCAAAGGCTCGACTTAAGCCGCAATGAATTGACTGAAGTGCCGATAGCGCCCGGTGAACTTGGGCAATTGATTCATCTGAACCTTTCCGACAACAGCATTGGTGCCGGTTCAGCAGCTGTGCAACATATTGAGGGGTTGCAGGCTCTCGAGTACCTGGACCTGCGTAACAATCCGCTGCAATCGTTGGACGTCAGTGCATTGACTCGCCTCAAAGCCTTGAGTCTGCGCGGCACGAATCTGCATCAATGGCCAATAGGGTCGCAAAACTTGCCAGAACTGACCTGGCTGGATCTGCGTGACAGTCAGCTCAGTGAACTGCCCGTGCAGCTTGCGGATGACATGCTGCTCAAGACCAATCTGACCGGCACGCCGTTGACCGTGCAATCCATCGCAACGCTAAAACTCGCCCGACAGCGTGTGGAGCTCGCCAAAGGTTTGCCACTCGGGACCCTCGAGCGGTTTGATCTGGAAGAGGTGCCGACGGTTTTTCCGCCGTCCGAGAGCGGGGGATCGATCGCTCGTCATTTGCTGCCGTTGACAGAAGTCCCGGTGGGAGAAGGGCCTGCGGTTTTGACTAAACGCCTGCAACGTCTGAAACCTGACCTCGCCGATGAAGACGCCGTGCAGGTGATCGAACAGATGCGCACGAATGGCTTAACGGACGCGCAACTCAGCTCGCGACTTGCCGAATGGGAGCAAACCTTTGAATTGCTCACCCGTCGTTTGAATGGCTGGCTGTATACGCGAGGCATTCAAGGAGCTGGCTGGATGACGTCTTCGGGCACTCGCAGGCTGGGTGCTTTACGAATCCTTGAGTGCTGGCGCGAAGGTTTGGCCGGCACATCCGGCAGTTCGGATTCCGTGTTGAATCTGAATGGTCTGCAACTGGGAGACCTGCCCGAGCTGCCCGTAGCGTTCGACCATGTGGGTAGCTTGTATCTAACGAGTGTAAAACTTACCACCCAAGGTTCAGATGGGTTCCTCAGGGCATTTACGCAACTGAAAACACTGGAACTCAATGGCAATGAATTGGAACTTGTGCCTGACCCGGTTCAATACATGGGTAAGCTGGAATGGCTCGAATTGTCCTCGAATCTTGTAAGCGATAACGAGCAATTGTATGCCTCGTTGGCTCATCTGGAGCGGTTGAAACGGCTGGACCTGAGCTACAACGAACTGGATACCTTTGATGTCGGTACTTTTGAAGCGTTGGAGACGCTCGATCTGCGCAACAACAATCTGACCGAATGGCCGGACGGTGTGCTCGACTCCTATCGGCTCAGAGTATTGAACCTCAGTGGCAATGACATCACATCGATTCCTGAACAGGCGCTGGATGGCAGCCACGAAGTTCTGTTGGGCGGTATCGATCTGAGCGACAACTACAACCTGTCGCTGGAGAGCCTTGAGCGGCTGAGGACCTATCGCGAACAGGGTTTGCACGAGACCGTTCTGGGGTTCACGCGCACTGATCTGGATGACTTGATTGATGATGCCCATGGTTTCGACGAAGAGGGCAGCGAAACCGTCGAATCTGATGAAGAACTCGCTGAAACCGAGCCTGACGCCGCACAAAAGGAGCCCTGGTTAGCCAATGCTCCCCCCGAGGAATTGGCCGGTAAAAACGAGATCTGGAATCAACTGGCGGCGGAACCGGACAACGCGGCGTTCTTCCATTTGATTGCCCGATTGCAGGATACGCAAGAGTTCAGAGTGGCGAATGCCGACCTGACCCGGCGAGTGTGGACAGTCATGGACGCCGCCGCCAGCAACACCGAATTGCGTGAGGTGTTGTTCGCCAGTTCCGCGACCCATGGTACCTGTGTCGACGGTCGGATCCTGACGTTCAGCGGGCTGGAAAGCAAAGTGTTCACCCACAATGCCTTGCTCGATATTCCTGTTGGAGGTCTGAGCGTGAAAGGTGAAGCACTGTTGAGGTTGTCCCGGCAGTTGTTTCGTCTGGACAAGGTGGATGAGCTGGCCACAAAGGCCACTCGTACTGGTCAGGATGAGGCTGAGGTACGCCTGGGTTATCGAATCGGCCTGACGGATGGATGGGATGATGGCCTGAGCCTGCCAGGGCAACCGAAACACATGACTTATGCCTCGGGCGTCACGCCTCGGCAAATGGCGGAAATGCGCACTGAGATCCTTAATGCAGAACGCTCCGACACCTTTCTTGAAGACCTGATCCAGCGCGATTACTGGGTGAATTATCTCAAGGAGAAATACCCTGAGGTCTTCCAGGCACTTGATGAGATGGATGTTCAGGAGGAGGTGGACAACGCCGATGAAGCTGCCTTCTTGAGCCAGCTTTTCGAACAGGCGGCGGCGCGCAACGCGAAGATGATCGAGTTGTCCCGACAGGAGGTGGCGGAGCAGGCGGGTGGATCAAACAGCTAA